In Planctomycetaceae bacterium, the DNA window CTGCGGCTTGTGGCCTCGCAAAACGCAGAAAATGGCTCGCTCCTGATCCACCAGGATGCTCGCATCTATCTGTCAAAGATAGACGCTGGTCACAAAGTCAAACATGAGCTTCTGCCGGGGCGTTATGCCTGGCTTCAGGTTCTCCGAGGCCTCGTTGTGCTGAACGGTACCGCATTCAACGGCATCACACTGGGCAGCAGCGATGGAGCCGCCATAAGCGACGAGACCATATTGACCATCCAGGCGAATGAAGATGCTGAAATCATGCTGTTTGATCTGGCATAACCTAACGACGAAGAATCACCAAGACAAAAGGAGAACTATTGATGCAGGCAGTCGCTTCGGCCCTGGGCCGTCTTATGATCGCAACTATCTTTCTGATGAGTGCGATCGGCAACAAGATTCCTCAGTTCAACAACGTCGCCACTTATATGTCCTCCGAAGGAATACCCATGCCGCAGGTCATGCTGGTTGGCGCCATCGTGTTTCTGATCGCCGGGAGCCTGTCCGTGATCGCCGGGTACAAGACCCGAATTGGCGCGGCTCTGCTGTTGATATTTCTGGCCCTCGCCACTTACTTCTTCCACGATTTCTGGAGCTTTGAAGGGCAGGAGCAGCAGACGCAGATGATCCAGTTCATGAAGAATCTGTCGCTGATGGGAACAATGGTCTTTCTGGTGGCGAACGGAGCCGGGTCCTTCAGCATCGACTCCCGGAACAACCCAGCGGTGCCACCTGCGCCGTAACAAAAGCTTTTGGAGACGAGGGATGACGCCAGATGTCCAGAAATTCCCAGTGGATTGCATTCCCTGGCGATAGCAAATCGAACGGATCAGAAAGAGTTTGCCTGCCGACAATTGCCTGAGCGGGAGTGTATTATGCAGGCGTTGGCAACTGAGAAGAGGAACGAAGGCCTCGGTACCGAATTGCTTTGAGCAATTCATTCAAGACGGTCTGGAGATGCGTTGAATGATTTCGCCGGTCAGTTTATCGCGAAGGATGAGCCTGGCACTTCCGTCTGGCATTTTCTCTTCTTTAATGAGCAGGTGTGTTTCATCGAATTCCCGCGTCTTACCAACGCGGCGGACGGCGTCCTGCCCACGCCAGATCGGCAACGCAACGGATTCCCACTTCTTACTATCTGCGGATCGATAAGCAGCATCGATAATCGCGTTCACGATGTAGCCGTCGTAGAAATCCTCCATCGGTCTGCGATTTTCTTCCAGCGCATTCAGGGCATCGGCAAACATATCGGTGTAACCCAGGGCGGCGGCTTCGTCACCGACTGGAAACAGCCAACCCGATTCTGTTTCGGCTTTTTCTGCAACGTAACCTTTCTGGCCACCGGCCGAAAACATCTCGGTGCCGGTTCGCAACCAATGGTTTAACCAAATCGTGCCATCCGTGCCTGCAACCTCATCCCGCAGATCCATTCCGCCTCGAAATGCCCAACTCACTTCAAACTGACCAATTGCACCATTCGCATATTTCACCATGCCAACAGCGTGATCTTCGGCTTCAATTGGATGCACCTGAGTATCAGCCCAGCAAATCACCTCGATCGGGCGGATGTCCTTGCCAATGAAATTTCGCGCAATCTCGATGCAGTGGCATCCCATATCAACAATTGCCCCGCCGCCGGACAGCTCTCGATTCCAGAACCAGTCGCTGTGCGGCCCGGGATGTGTTTCTCTTGAACGAACCCAGAGCACATCCCCGATCGCTCCCGCTCGGACAGATTCCAGTGCCTTCAGAGTCTTTGGGGTGTAGACAAGATCTTCCAGATACGCATGATAGACCCCGGCCTGTTCAACCACCTGCAGCATTCTCAGTGCCTCGTCCGCATTCCTGCCGAGGGGCTTCGTACAAAGAATCGCTTTTCCTGCTTTGGCGGCGGCGGTCACGGCTTCTTCATGAAGATGATTCGGCAAGCCGACGATGACCGCATCGATATCCGGACAATCCACGGCCTGCTGAAGGTCCGTCGTATGGAGTGGAATGTTGTACTGCCTGGCGAATTCAGATGCTCGAGATTCCGTCCTCGAATAGACCAGCGAAATTCGATCACGGGACCTCTTGCCGTGAAGTGATTCGGTATAGAACCGGCCGATTAACCCCGTGCCGAGTAAAGCGATTCGGGTCATGTTTGTCTCATCGTCGAACTGAACTGATGGATCGATTTCCGGACTCTACTTCGTGTCGTCATTTTCGGGAGGGCGAAGATGCCACGCGACGAGCCATGATTCCGCGGAACGCACGAATCTGAAATCGTTGACCATTCGTTTTTCCATGTCCCCGAAGTGACCGGCTCCATAAAAGACGCCGATTTTTCGGTGCCCTTTCTTAAGCTCCGATCGAAGTACTTTTAATGCGGCGAGATTTCGCTCGGTGATAATTGTCGACGTGCCATCACTTCCCGCAAACGGATCAATGTCGCCAGCTTTGGCAAGCTGTGCGGCGGCAATGCGTCGAATTCGGTATACGCGGTCATTCGACAAAGCAGACAGCACCACGTCCAGATTTGTCGCCAATGGATTTTGTTCCTGCCCCATGGCTTTTGCCATCTCCCGGGCGAGCATCTGCGAAAACGATTCACCACGGCTCTTCATCGTCTCTTCAAATTGTTCGGCCGTCATATCGGCATGAACAAAATTCGGATTCGTGTAGTCCACAGCTGACAATTGAAAGTCCAGCCCCAAAGCGTCCTTCATTCCGAGCTGCAATACGGAAATCGCCGTCAGTCCGACCTTGGCTTCTGTCCATTCATCCTCATCTGTCAATGCTTTCCTTGCTGAAGCTTTGCCGCCCGGCCGAAGATTTCGCCTCACAGCTTCTTCAGGCATGACGGCTTCAAACAGCACCACATCGTATTCCTGAAACATCGCATTCAGTTTTTCGTAGTAGCCGGTTTCCCCCAGATGGACCGCGCCGATCAGGTCTACTGTTGCTCCGGGGAAATCGGGAGAATCTGTCATCGTGACGACAGATGTTTCGAGGGCTACTGCCAGTCGGCGGTCATTCTTGCGGATACGAAC includes these proteins:
- a CDS encoding DoxX family protein, which codes for MQAVASALGRLMIATIFLMSAIGNKIPQFNNVATYMSSEGIPMPQVMLVGAIVFLIAGSLSVIAGYKTRIGAALLLIFLALATYFFHDFWSFEGQEQQTQMIQFMKNLSLMGTMVFLVANGAGSFSIDSRNNPAVPPAP
- a CDS encoding Gfo/Idh/MocA family oxidoreductase, with product MTRIALLGTGLIGRFYTESLHGKRSRDRISLVYSRTESRASEFARQYNIPLHTTDLQQAVDCPDIDAVIVGLPNHLHEEAVTAAAKAGKAILCTKPLGRNADEALRMLQVVEQAGVYHAYLEDLVYTPKTLKALESVRAGAIGDVLWVRSRETHPGPHSDWFWNRELSGGGAIVDMGCHCIEIARNFIGKDIRPIEVICWADTQVHPIEAEDHAVGMVKYANGAIGQFEVSWAFRGGMDLRDEVAGTDGTIWLNHWLRTGTEMFSAGGQKGYVAEKAETESGWLFPVGDEAAALGYTDMFADALNALEENRRPMEDFYDGYIVNAIIDAAYRSADSKKWESVALPIWRGQDAVRRVGKTREFDETHLLIKEEKMPDGSARLILRDKLTGEIIQRISRPS